From the genome of Streptomyces sp. NBC_01304:
TCTTCTACCGGGTCGAAGTGGCCGACCGCACCGAGGAGTTCGCGGTCGTGCACGTCCCGGCCGGTTCGATCGCGCCGGTCCCGGAGGGTGCGACCGTCCGGGAGACCGCGTACGGCCGCGACCTCTTCCTGCCGCGCGCTTCTCTGGAGTCGTACGCCGACGGGCACGGCCCCGCCATCGGCCTGCTCGCCCACGAGGCGCTGCGCGTCGAGGCGCACCGCCCGCGCCTCGGCTTCGAGACGGACCACCGTACGATCCCGCACGAGCTGGGCTGGATCGGCACCGCCGTGCACCTCCAGAAGGGCTGCTACCGCGGCCAGGAGACGGTCGCCCGCGTGCACAACCTGGGCAAGCCCCCGCGCCGCCTGGTCTTCCTGCACCTCGACGGCAGCGAGGTGCACCTGCCCGGCCACGGCGCCGAGATCCGCCTCGCCGCGGACGGGCCCGAGGGCCGCAAGCTGGGCTTCGTCACGACCTCGGCCCGCCACCACGAGCTGGGCCCGATCGCCCTGGCCCTGGTGAAGCGGAACGTACCCCTGGACGCCGACCTGCTCGTCGACACCACGGCCGCCGCGCAGGAAGTCGTGGTCGAGCCGTGAGGGCGGTCGTCCAGCGGGTGGACGGCGCGAGCGTCGTCGTCGAGGGGGAGACGGTCGGGGAGATCGACGGCGAAGGGCTCTGCGTCCTGGTCGGCGTCACGCACGAGGACACCAAGGAGAAGGCGGCCCAACTCGCCCGCAAGCTCTGGTCGTTGCGCATCCTCGCCGACGAGAAGTCATGCAGCGACATCGACGCACCGCTGCTCGTGATCTCCCAGTTCACGCTGTACGGGGATGCGCGCAAGGGCCGCCGTCCCACGTGGAACGCGGCCGCCCCCGGCGATGTGGCCGAGCCGCTCGTCGAGGAGGTCGTGGCCCAGCTGCGCTCGCTCGGCGCGACGGTGGCGACGGGGCGGTTCGGGGCGCAGATGCGGGTCTCGCTGACGAACGACGGGCCCTTCACGGTGCTGCTCGACATGTGAGGCACATGCGCGGGCAGTGCGCCGGCACATGCGTGGGCACATGCGCAGGGCAATTTCCGGTGCCGTGCACGGCGCGTAGGGCAAATCCCGGCGCCGTGTAAAGCGGAATCGGTACGTCACACTCCCTCGGCCTATCCGCCAATTAATGCCATGCACCTATCCGGGTCCGATCGAGTGCACTCCGCCACATCTCGGGCACGCGGGGTGGCACCATGCTGCACACGCGGTGCGCCGCACCGGTCGAGGGGACGGACAGACGCCATGAGCACACCGAGCACCGGGCAGCCGTCCGGCTCTGTACCGACCGCGCGCAGCGCCGGGCCGGTCACGCCCCGGCCGCCCACCCAGCGCACCGGCAGCCCGGGCGGCGGCGGGGGCCGGCTGCCCGAGGTCCCCGATCACGACCTGGCCGTCCTGCGCCTGCCCGAGCTGCGCGGACTGCGCCGGGCGTCCCAGCAGGACGAGGCGGACCTGAGCTATGTGCGCCGCCTGCTCCAGGGACGCATCGACATCCTGCGGGCCGAGATCGCCCGCCGCCGAGACCCGGCGGCGCCCGCCCCCGAGGCCGCCGTCGTCGAGCGGCTCTCCGAGATCCTCACCGACGCCCCCTCCACGCACCGCTCCTCCGCCCGCCACGTCACGCTCGGCACCCCGCACGGTGAGGAGTACCGGCGCCTTGCCGCCGAGATGCTCTCCGAGGTCGAGCTGAGCGACCTCGACGCCCGGACGGACGAAGAGCTGCACACCGCGATGGGACGCCTGGTCCGCTACGAACAGCAGGTTTCCCGGCGCCGGCAGCGCCTCCAGCGCACCGCCGACGATTGCAGTGCGGAGATCGCCCGCAGGTACCGTGAAGGCGAAGCACAAGTAGACGACCTGCTCACCTGACCCACCGGTCTCGGGAGCGGGCCCGCACCGCCCCGGAAGGCCGACGATGACCTCCACCGCTCCTGCCAGCCCTGCCGCCATACCGCCGGTCCTTGCCGAAGTCGTACGTTCCGGCTTCGTCGAGGGCCATCATCGGGGCTCACTGGTCCTGCTCGCGGCCGACGGGAGTGTGGACCTTGCGATCGGCGATCCGGCCGCGCCCGTCTATCCCCGCTCGTCCAACAAGCCGATGCAGGCCGCGGCCATCCTGCGGGCCGGGCTCGACCTCGCGGGCGAACGCCTGGCGCTGACCGCCGCAAGCCACTCCGGGGAACCCTTCCACCTGGATCTCGTACGCAAGATGCTGGCGCAGCACGGGCTGTCCGAGTCCGACCTGCAGTGCCCGCCGGACCTGCCGCTCGACGCGGTCGAGGCCGAGGCGTATCTGGCCGCCGGGCAGGTGCGGGAGCGGGTCACCATGAACTGCTCGGGCAAGCACACCTCGATGATCGCCGCGTGCGCGCACAACGGGTGGCCGACCGAGAGCTATCTGGCTGCCGACCACCCGTTGCAGCTGCTTGTACGTGAGGTGGTCGAGGAGGCCGCGGGGGAGCGGGTCGCCTCCGTGGGCACGGACGGGTGCGGGGCGCCGCTGATGGCGATCAGCCTGGTGGGCCTCGCGCGTGCCTTCCGGCACTTCGTGCTCGCTCCGGAAGGGACGGCCGAGCGGCGGGTCGCGGATGCGATGCGCGCGCATCCGGAGTTCGTCGCCGGGACGCGTCGCCCCGACACCTGGCTGATGCGGGAGGTGCCGGGTTCCCTGTCGAAGATGGGGGCGGAGGCGGTCCAGGCGGTGGCGCTGCCGGACGGGCGGGCGCTGGCGTTCAAGGTGGACGACGGCTCGACCAGGGCGCTCGGGCCCGTGCTGGCCCGTTCCCTGCGGATGCTGGGCGTCGACGCCCCTGTGGTGGACCGGATCGGGCGGTCGCCGCTGCTGGGCGGGGGCGTCGAGGTGGGCGAGATACGCGCGGCGTTCTGAGGGACGACGTCAAACGCCGGACGGGCTGACTCGGTCAGCCCGTCCGGCGTTTGA
Proteins encoded in this window:
- the ygfZ gene encoding CAF17-like 4Fe-4S cluster assembly/insertion protein YgfZ, producing the protein MKSPLLSLPGAVAGEGVDEGVAAHYGDLFREQRALADGSGFVDLSHRGVLTVTGDDRLSWLHLLLTQHVTDLPAGQATEALILSANGHIEHALYLVDDGETTWAHIEPGTQDELIAYLESMKFFYRVEVADRTEEFAVVHVPAGSIAPVPEGATVRETAYGRDLFLPRASLESYADGHGPAIGLLAHEALRVEAHRPRLGFETDHRTIPHELGWIGTAVHLQKGCYRGQETVARVHNLGKPPRRLVFLHLDGSEVHLPGHGAEIRLAADGPEGRKLGFVTTSARHHELGPIALALVKRNVPLDADLLVDTTAAAQEVVVEP
- the dtd gene encoding D-aminoacyl-tRNA deacylase is translated as MRAVVQRVDGASVVVEGETVGEIDGEGLCVLVGVTHEDTKEKAAQLARKLWSLRILADEKSCSDIDAPLLVISQFTLYGDARKGRRPTWNAAAPGDVAEPLVEEVVAQLRSLGATVATGRFGAQMRVSLTNDGPFTVLLDM
- a CDS encoding RsiG family protein; its protein translation is MSTPSTGQPSGSVPTARSAGPVTPRPPTQRTGSPGGGGGRLPEVPDHDLAVLRLPELRGLRRASQQDEADLSYVRRLLQGRIDILRAEIARRRDPAAPAPEAAVVERLSEILTDAPSTHRSSARHVTLGTPHGEEYRRLAAEMLSEVELSDLDARTDEELHTAMGRLVRYEQQVSRRRQRLQRTADDCSAEIARRYREGEAQVDDLLT
- a CDS encoding asparaginase → MTSTAPASPAAIPPVLAEVVRSGFVEGHHRGSLVLLAADGSVDLAIGDPAAPVYPRSSNKPMQAAAILRAGLDLAGERLALTAASHSGEPFHLDLVRKMLAQHGLSESDLQCPPDLPLDAVEAEAYLAAGQVRERVTMNCSGKHTSMIAACAHNGWPTESYLAADHPLQLLVREVVEEAAGERVASVGTDGCGAPLMAISLVGLARAFRHFVLAPEGTAERRVADAMRAHPEFVAGTRRPDTWLMREVPGSLSKMGAEAVQAVALPDGRALAFKVDDGSTRALGPVLARSLRMLGVDAPVVDRIGRSPLLGGGVEVGEIRAAF